From the genome of Marixanthomonas ophiurae, one region includes:
- a CDS encoding DUF58 domain-containing protein — MDLQKEINEITGFKNLELLANQVVEGFISGLHKSPFHGFSAEFAEHKIYNQGESTKHIDWKLFAKTDKLYTKRYEEETNLRCHIIIDNSSSMHYPKIKQFGINSLNKIGFTALASAAIMNLLKRQRDAVGMSIYSNEYEFYANEKGSERHHQMLLGKLNEAIQKTAEKKTTKTYSHLHLIAEKLKRRSLVFLFTDMFQSDAEEEALFEALQHLKYNKHEVILFHTFDKEKEQNFNFSNRPKRFVDVETGEHINLYAENIKQSYETAVANYFSELKLKCGQYRIKYVAADINESFNKILTTYLVERQKFGG, encoded by the coding sequence GTGGATCTTCAAAAAGAAATAAATGAAATAACCGGATTTAAAAACTTAGAACTGCTTGCAAACCAAGTGGTAGAAGGTTTTATTTCCGGTTTACATAAAAGTCCATTCCACGGATTTTCAGCAGAATTTGCTGAACATAAAATTTATAATCAAGGCGAAAGCACCAAACATATAGATTGGAAATTGTTTGCCAAAACCGATAAGCTGTATACAAAACGATATGAAGAAGAAACCAATTTGCGATGCCATATAATTATTGATAACAGTAGTTCGATGCATTATCCTAAGATAAAGCAATTTGGGATCAATTCTTTAAATAAAATAGGGTTTACGGCTTTGGCTTCTGCTGCAATCATGAACCTACTAAAAAGACAACGAGATGCAGTAGGGATGAGTATTTATAGTAATGAATACGAGTTTTACGCCAATGAAAAAGGTAGCGAACGGCATCACCAAATGCTATTAGGAAAGTTAAATGAAGCGATACAAAAGACTGCAGAAAAGAAAACAACAAAAACCTATTCGCACCTACACTTAATCGCTGAAAAACTAAAAAGGCGTTCGTTGGTTTTTTTATTTACCGATATGTTTCAAAGCGATGCTGAAGAAGAAGCTTTGTTTGAAGCATTGCAGCATTTAAAATACAATAAGCACGAAGTGATTCTGTTCCATACTTTCGATAAAGAGAAAGAACAGAATTTTAATTTTAGTAATCGCCCGAAGCGCTTTGTAGATGTAGAAACAGGTGAGCATATTAATTTATATGCCGAAAACATTAAACAATCTTATGAAACTGCTGTAGCTAATTATTTTTCAGAATTAAAATTGAAGTGCGGTCAATACCGAATTAAGTATGTAGCAGCTGATATTAATGAGAGTTTCAATAAAATTTTGACTACCTATTTAGTAGAGCGTCAAAAGTTTGGGGGATAG
- the dnaE gene encoding DNA polymerase III subunit alpha, producing the protein MYLIFDTETTGLPKRWNAPVTDTDNWPRCIQIAWQLHDAMGNVIEHQDYLIQPEGFTIPFDAEKIHGISTALAQQKGIPLADVAEKFAEALSKTKFVVGQNVGFDLNIMGAEFHRLEMHNPLPQLPVLDTCTETTAQLCQIPGGRGGKFKLPTLTELHEFLFNKPFAEAHNATADVEATTRCFLELVRRNIYTEKELDVQPDYFEKFSEENPKEIELIGLKHINLKKASEKIRKEIEAATQTETISSEEIKENIATLEETAFSHLHNHSQFSILQSTSSTQDLVNAAIKNEMPAVALTDSGNMMGAFHFTKAVNSYNAGLPEEEKHKELKAIVGCEFFVCEDHLNKNHKDNGYQVILLAKNKKGYHNLAKMASIAYIEGFYYVPRIDKNVVEKYKEDIIVLTGSLYGEVPGKILNVGEHQAEEALIWWKEQFGDDLYVEIMRHNQEDEKRVNTVLIELAKKHEVKLVACNNTYYIDKENANAHDILLCVKDGEKQATPIGRGRGYRYGLPNDQYYFKSQEEMKNLFKDLPEAISNISEVVNKIESYTLARDVLLPKFSIPDEFQDPKDAEDGGNRGENAYLKYLTFKGAEKRYPDITPEIEERLNFELSVIENTGYPGYFLITEDFIREARNMDVSVGPGRGSAAGSAVAYCLAITNIDPIKYDLLFERFLNPDRVSMPDIDIDFDDEGRSRVMDYVIEKYGANQVAQIITYGTMAAKSSIRDTARVLDLPLNEADRISKLIPNMTKLNKIFGMSEQELRSKFRSDELPKVNELLNLSEGSDLEAETINQAKILEGSVRNTGIHACGVIITPDDITNFVPVALAKDSDLYVTQFDNSVVESAGLLKMDFLGLKTLTLIKDTVKIVKHKHNIDLDPDSFPLDDEETYALFQRGETVGIFQYESAGMQKYMKELKPTVFADLIAMNALYRPGPLEYIPSFIRRKNGEEEIEYDLPAMEEYLQETYGITVYQEQVMLLSQKLADFSKGDADVLRKAMGKKQKAVLDKMKPRFIENASKKGHDAEKLEKIWKDWEAFASYAFNKSHSTCYAWIAYQTAYLKAHYPAEYMAAVLSNNMNDIKQVTFFMEECKRMGMTVLGPDVNESFYKFTVNDQGNIRFGMGAVKGVGGNAVATIVDNRKDGNYKSIFDLAKRIDLRAANKKAFESLALAGGFDSFDTHRAQYLHDEGDGVMFVEKVLKYASKYQETQNSSQVSLFGEASDVQIPEPEVPPCEEWGTMKKLKLEKDVVGVYISGHPLDDFKLEMKYFTNCKVSDFNELEKFVNRELSFGGVVSDVQHRESKAGRGWAIFTVEDYNDSYEFKIFGEDYLKLRHFLVPNSFIYARVFIKEGWTNRDTGKKSEPRIQYSSMLQLHDVMEKHSKKLTIRMPLEDLENDRIDRLKDLFTIHKGEKQLHFLVYEMADKVKLNMPSRTQKIEINKELLDELQQEQVNFRLN; encoded by the coding sequence ATGTACCTGATTTTTGACACCGAAACAACCGGATTACCTAAGCGATGGAACGCTCCAGTAACTGATACCGACAACTGGCCAAGATGTATACAGATAGCTTGGCAGCTACACGATGCAATGGGGAATGTCATTGAGCATCAAGACTACTTAATACAGCCGGAAGGTTTTACCATCCCGTTTGATGCGGAGAAAATTCATGGAATTTCTACTGCCTTAGCACAACAAAAAGGTATTCCTTTAGCTGATGTTGCTGAAAAATTCGCAGAAGCTTTATCCAAAACAAAATTTGTAGTGGGTCAAAATGTAGGTTTCGATCTTAACATAATGGGAGCAGAATTCCACCGTTTGGAAATGCATAACCCATTGCCACAATTACCCGTTTTAGACACCTGTACCGAAACTACCGCACAATTGTGTCAAATTCCCGGAGGTCGAGGCGGTAAGTTTAAATTGCCGACGCTAACCGAGTTGCACGAGTTTTTGTTTAACAAGCCTTTTGCTGAAGCCCACAACGCAACTGCCGATGTGGAAGCAACTACTCGGTGTTTTTTAGAGTTGGTTAGAAGAAATATCTACACTGAAAAAGAACTAGATGTACAGCCAGATTATTTCGAGAAGTTTTCAGAAGAAAATCCAAAAGAGATTGAATTAATTGGTTTAAAACACATTAATCTTAAAAAAGCTTCTGAAAAAATAAGGAAAGAAATTGAGGCAGCGACACAGACTGAAACCATTTCTTCCGAAGAAATAAAAGAAAACATTGCTACGCTTGAAGAAACGGCTTTTTCACACCTTCATAACCATTCGCAGTTTTCTATTTTACAATCCACTTCATCTACTCAAGACTTGGTAAATGCAGCTATTAAAAATGAAATGCCCGCCGTAGCGCTTACTGATAGTGGGAATATGATGGGGGCTTTCCATTTTACAAAAGCGGTAAATTCATATAACGCAGGTCTTCCCGAAGAAGAAAAACACAAAGAATTAAAAGCAATTGTTGGATGTGAATTTTTTGTTTGTGAGGATCATCTTAACAAAAACCACAAAGACAATGGCTACCAAGTTATTTTGCTGGCTAAAAACAAAAAAGGCTACCACAATTTGGCCAAAATGGCTTCGATTGCTTATATCGAAGGGTTTTACTATGTACCGCGTATAGATAAAAATGTAGTTGAGAAGTATAAAGAAGATATTATAGTGCTTACCGGTAGTTTGTATGGGGAAGTACCTGGAAAAATATTAAACGTAGGTGAGCATCAAGCGGAAGAAGCATTAATCTGGTGGAAAGAGCAATTTGGTGACGATTTGTATGTAGAAATTATGCGTCATAATCAAGAAGATGAAAAACGCGTAAACACCGTTTTAATTGAGCTGGCTAAAAAGCATGAGGTGAAATTAGTGGCGTGCAACAACACCTATTATATTGACAAGGAAAATGCCAACGCTCACGATATTTTACTCTGTGTAAAAGATGGTGAAAAGCAAGCTACGCCCATTGGTAGAGGTCGTGGGTATCGGTATGGATTGCCAAACGATCAATATTACTTTAAGTCTCAGGAGGAAATGAAAAACCTCTTTAAAGACCTGCCAGAGGCGATTAGCAACATTTCAGAAGTTGTCAATAAAATTGAATCGTATACGCTGGCAAGAGACGTTTTGCTTCCTAAGTTTAGTATTCCTGACGAATTTCAAGATCCAAAAGATGCTGAAGACGGCGGAAACCGAGGTGAAAATGCATACCTAAAATACCTAACCTTTAAAGGTGCTGAAAAGCGCTATCCAGATATCACCCCTGAAATTGAAGAACGCCTTAATTTTGAATTGAGCGTAATTGAAAACACAGGATATCCGGGTTATTTTTTAATTACCGAAGATTTTATTCGTGAAGCTCGAAATATGGACGTTTCGGTAGGGCCGGGACGTGGATCTGCTGCCGGTAGTGCCGTGGCATATTGTTTGGCAATTACGAATATTGATCCAATTAAGTACGACTTGCTTTTTGAGCGTTTCTTAAATCCGGATCGTGTGAGTATGCCTGATATTGATATTGATTTTGATGATGAGGGCCGAAGCCGGGTGATGGATTATGTGATTGAAAAATACGGTGCAAATCAAGTAGCGCAGATTATCACCTATGGTACGATGGCGGCGAAGTCTTCCATTCGAGATACCGCTCGGGTGTTGGATTTACCATTGAATGAAGCCGATAGGATTTCGAAGTTGATTCCGAATATGACCAAGCTGAATAAGATTTTCGGTATGAGTGAGCAGGAATTGCGAAGTAAATTTAGAAGTGATGAACTTCCTAAGGTTAATGAATTATTGAACCTTTCAGAAGGAAGTGATTTAGAAGCCGAAACCATCAACCAGGCTAAAATATTAGAAGGATCGGTTCGAAATACTGGAATTCATGCGTGTGGAGTAATCATAACCCCAGACGATATTACCAACTTCGTGCCTGTTGCCTTGGCAAAAGATTCCGATTTATATGTAACCCAGTTTGACAACTCGGTAGTGGAAAGTGCCGGTTTGTTGAAAATGGATTTCTTGGGATTGAAAACCTTGACCCTAATTAAGGACACGGTTAAAATTGTAAAACACAAACACAATATAGATCTCGATCCAGATAGTTTTCCGCTAGACGATGAAGAAACCTATGCGCTTTTCCAGCGTGGGGAAACGGTAGGGATATTTCAGTATGAATCTGCAGGGATGCAGAAGTATATGAAAGAGCTAAAACCTACCGTTTTTGCCGATCTTATTGCAATGAACGCGCTGTATCGTCCGGGTCCATTAGAATATATTCCAAGTTTCATTCGAAGAAAAAACGGAGAGGAAGAAATTGAATACGACCTTCCAGCGATGGAAGAATATTTACAAGAAACCTATGGAATTACGGTTTATCAAGAGCAAGTGATGCTGTTGTCGCAAAAGCTAGCTGATTTCAGTAAAGGTGACGCCGATGTCTTGCGGAAAGCAATGGGTAAAAAGCAAAAAGCCGTACTGGATAAAATGAAACCACGTTTTATTGAAAACGCTTCCAAAAAAGGGCATGATGCCGAAAAATTAGAAAAAATTTGGAAAGACTGGGAAGCATTTGCAAGTTATGCGTTTAACAAATCGCACTCTACTTGCTATGCTTGGATTGCTTATCAAACAGCCTATTTAAAAGCTCATTACCCTGCTGAATATATGGCAGCGGTGCTTTCTAATAATATGAACGATATTAAGCAGGTGACCTTTTTTATGGAAGAATGCAAACGGATGGGCATGACAGTTTTAGGGCCCGATGTAAATGAATCCTTCTATAAATTTACAGTAAATGATCAAGGAAATATCCGTTTTGGAATGGGTGCTGTTAAAGGGGTTGGTGGTAATGCCGTGGCTACTATTGTTGACAACAGAAAAGACGGAAATTACAAATCTATTTTTGATTTAGCTAAGCGAATTGATTTACGAGCGGCCAACAAAAAAGCCTTTGAAAGTCTAGCATTGGCAGGTGGTTTTGATAGCTTTGATACCCACCGCGCGCAATACCTACACGATGAAGGCGATGGGGTGATGTTTGTTGAAAAGGTGTTGAAGTATGCTTCAAAATATCAGGAAACGCAAAACTCGTCTCAAGTAAGTCTGTTTGGTGAAGCCAGCGATGTGCAAATTCCTGAACCGGAAGTTCCACCATGTGAAGAATGGGGAACGATGAAAAAATTAAAATTAGAGAAAGATGTAGTTGGGGTTTATATTTCTGGACATCCGTTAGACGATTTCAAATTAGAGATGAAATATTTTACAAACTGTAAAGTTTCAGATTTTAATGAACTTGAAAAGTTTGTAAATAGAGAGCTAAGTTTTGGTGGAGTAGTGAGCGATGTGCAACACCGGGAATCAAAAGCCGGTCGTGGCTGGGCTATTTTTACAGTTGAAGATTATAATGACAGTTATGAGTTTAAAATTTTCGGAGAAGATTATTTAAAATTACGCCACTTTTTGGTGCCTAATTCTTTTATCTACGCACGGGTTTTTATAAAAGAGGGATGGACAAACCGAGATACAGGTAAAAAGAGCGAGCCACGCATTCAGTATTCGAGCATGTTGCAGTTACATGATGTAATGGAAAAACACTCCAAGAAACTAACGATACGCATGCCTTTGGAAGATCTTGAAAATGATAGAATAGACCGTTTAAAGGATTTGTTTACTATTCATAAGGGAGAAAAACAGCTACACTTTCTGGTGTATGAGATGGCAGATAAGGTAAAATTGAACATGCCAAGCCGAACTCAAAAAATTGAAATTAATAAAGAGCTTTTAGACGAATTACAGCAAGAACAGGTAAATTTCAGGCTCAATTAA
- a CDS encoding ClpP family protease, with amino-acid sequence MEKEKVYKVQDKIDNQLLSERKVFLWGQVDDKSARHVVDRLLYLDSLSNEEIKFYINSPGGYVTSGFSMYDTIKQIKSPVSTICTGLAASMGSILLSAGEKGKRYIQPNARVMIHQPSGGTRGPASDIEITAQEILKTKELSAQILADNCGQKVEKVMKDFNRDHWMDAEESVAYGIVDGVLK; translated from the coding sequence ATGGAAAAAGAAAAAGTATATAAAGTACAAGATAAAATAGATAACCAGCTTTTAAGCGAACGAAAAGTGTTTCTTTGGGGACAAGTAGATGATAAAAGTGCCCGTCACGTAGTAGATAGATTATTGTATTTAGATTCATTAAGTAACGAGGAAATTAAATTTTACATCAACAGTCCAGGAGGGTATGTAACCTCAGGTTTTTCAATGTACGATACGATTAAACAGATTAAAAGCCCTGTTTCAACTATTTGTACTGGTTTGGCAGCTTCTATGGGAAGTATTTTATTGTCAGCTGGAGAAAAAGGGAAACGATATATTCAGCCTAATGCTCGGGTGATGATACATCAGCCAAGTGGAGGAACAAGAGGACCTGCAAGTGATATTGAAATTACGGCTCAAGAAATTTTAAAGACGAAAGAATTAAGTGCTCAAATTTTAGCCGATAATTGTGGTCAAAAGGTTGAAAAAGTAATGAAAGATTTTAACCGTGATCATTGGATGGATGCTGAAGAAAGTGTTGCCTATGGTATTGTGGATGGAGTATTAAAATAA
- a CDS encoding site-specific integrase, which yields MRTSSTFSILFWVYGKRAVNNKANIYIRVTLNGKRVNISLKKKINISTWDEKLQRASGTDKDSRILNLYLNEVQSKVYRIYEDFKRDEVPFTSQMVKAKFLGEDKTRFSFQNLVDYYNEKMQHKLHRNTMGQYKTSQRYMMEYILKEYKLTDIPLFNLEYGFIVGFEDFLRSYVPKSGQSKIGNNTAMKHIKRLRRMVTLAYRMKWIERDPFVNFKMKIEKKERGFLTDFELLSIEDLSSSIERLMVVKDLFVFSCYTGISYVDIVQLNEDNIVMGIDGSPWIMAERVKTGAPFKIPLLPKAAILIDKYKDHYRTNDTSNLLPKLSNQKLNSYLKEIADLCGIKKNLTFHMARHTFATTVTLSNGVPIETVSKLLGHTKLSTTQIYARVVERKVSDDMALLKSKIG from the coding sequence ATGCGAACTTCATCAACATTTTCAATATTGTTTTGGGTGTACGGAAAACGTGCTGTAAACAACAAAGCAAATATCTACATTCGGGTTACCTTAAACGGTAAACGTGTCAACATTAGTCTCAAGAAGAAAATCAATATTTCTACTTGGGATGAAAAACTACAAAGAGCAAGTGGGACCGATAAGGATTCCCGTATTCTCAATCTTTACTTGAACGAAGTACAATCAAAAGTATATAGGATTTACGAAGATTTCAAGAGGGATGAAGTGCCTTTCACTTCCCAAATGGTCAAAGCCAAATTTTTAGGCGAAGATAAAACACGTTTTTCCTTTCAAAACCTTGTTGATTACTACAATGAAAAGATGCAACATAAGTTGCATAGGAATACGATGGGTCAATATAAGACCAGTCAACGTTATATGATGGAATATATTCTAAAGGAATACAAACTGACAGACATCCCACTTTTCAATCTTGAATATGGTTTTATCGTGGGCTTTGAAGATTTTCTTCGGTCGTATGTACCTAAAAGCGGACAATCTAAAATTGGCAATAATACCGCAATGAAGCATATTAAGCGTTTACGCAGAATGGTTACTCTTGCCTATCGGATGAAATGGATTGAAAGAGACCCGTTTGTCAATTTTAAAATGAAAATTGAAAAGAAAGAACGTGGTTTCCTTACAGATTTTGAATTATTAAGTATTGAAGATTTGTCTTCTTCCATAGAGCGTCTTATGGTTGTGAAAGATTTATTTGTTTTTAGTTGTTACACCGGTATTTCTTATGTTGACATTGTACAATTAAATGAAGATAATATTGTAATGGGTATAGATGGTAGTCCTTGGATAATGGCCGAAAGAGTAAAAACAGGTGCACCATTCAAAATTCCACTATTACCCAAAGCTGCAATCTTAATAGATAAATACAAAGACCATTATAGAACCAATGACACATCCAATCTTTTGCCCAAGTTATCTAATCAGAAATTGAACAGTTATTTAAAGGAAATCGCTGACCTATGTGGTATCAAAAAAAACCTGACTTTTCATATGGCGCGCCATACTTTTGCTACCACAGTAACTTTAAGCAATGGTGTTCCAATAGAGACAGTATCTAAATTATTAGGGCATACCAAACTATCCACAACACAAATCTATGCAAGGGTCGTTGAGAGGAAAGTGAGTGATGATATGGCGCTTCTCAAATCAAAAATTGGTTGA
- the trxA gene encoding thioredoxin, translating to MALEITDATFDETVLKSDKPVVVDFWAAWCGPCRMVGPIIDEISKDYEGKAVVGKVDVDANQEFAAKYGVRNIPTVLVFNKGELVGRQVGVAPKNVYEEAIDQLL from the coding sequence ATGGCTTTAGAAATAACTGATGCAACATTTGACGAAACCGTTTTAAAAAGTGATAAACCGGTAGTAGTAGATTTTTGGGCAGCTTGGTGTGGACCATGTAGAATGGTAGGACCAATCATCGATGAGATAAGTAAAGACTACGAAGGCAAAGCTGTTGTAGGTAAAGTTGACGTTGACGCAAATCAAGAATTTGCAGCTAAATACGGCGTTCGTAATATTCCAACAGTATTGGTTTTCAATAAAGGAGAACTAGTTGGAAGACAAGTAGGTGTTGCGCCTAAAAATGTATATGAAGAAGCGATTGATCAGCTTTTATAA